Proteins co-encoded in one Bacillus sp. FSL H8-0547 genomic window:
- the radA gene encoding DNA repair protein RadA — protein sequence MAKTKSKFMCLECGYESPKWMGKCPGCGAWNTMTEEVVKTGTANRRVAFAHSAPGQTANKPSPITNIETSQEPRIKTNLKEFNRVLGSGIVKGSLVLIGGDPGIGKSTLLLQVSSQLADNGNDVLYISGEESVKQTKMRADRLGVKSDKLLVLAETDMEYIAKAIDDTNPAFVIVDSIQTVFQSDITSAPGSVSQVRECTAELMRLAKTKGIAIFIVGHVTKEGSIAGPRILEHMVDTVLYFEGERHHTYRILRAVKNRFGSTNEMGIFEMKESGLEEVLNPSEIFLEERSKGAAGSTVVASMEGTRPVLVEIQALISPTSFGNPRRMATGIDHNRVPLLMAVLEKRVGLLLQNQDAYLKVAGGVKLDEPAIDLAVAVSIASSFKDAPSKATDIIIGEVGLTGEVRRVSRIEQRVMEAAKLGFRRAIIPEANIGGWTVPNGIEAVGVKNVAEALQITLGG from the coding sequence ATGGCTAAAACAAAATCGAAATTCATGTGCCTTGAGTGCGGATATGAGTCCCCAAAATGGATGGGGAAATGCCCGGGCTGCGGAGCATGGAATACGATGACAGAAGAAGTTGTAAAAACAGGAACGGCAAACAGGAGAGTGGCTTTTGCACACTCTGCTCCGGGTCAGACCGCAAACAAACCTTCACCTATCACAAACATTGAAACGTCTCAGGAACCGCGCATTAAAACCAACCTCAAAGAATTTAACCGTGTTCTCGGCAGCGGGATTGTAAAAGGTTCCCTTGTCCTGATAGGAGGAGACCCCGGAATTGGAAAATCAACGCTTTTGCTTCAGGTTTCCTCACAGCTTGCCGATAATGGAAACGATGTTCTTTACATATCGGGAGAAGAGTCGGTCAAGCAGACGAAAATGAGGGCTGACCGCCTAGGTGTTAAATCTGATAAATTGCTTGTACTTGCTGAAACCGATATGGAATATATCGCTAAGGCAATTGATGATACAAATCCGGCTTTTGTGATTGTTGATTCCATTCAGACGGTGTTTCAGAGTGACATTACCTCAGCACCTGGAAGTGTCTCACAGGTCCGGGAATGTACGGCAGAACTTATGAGACTTGCAAAAACGAAAGGCATCGCCATCTTCATTGTCGGACATGTAACAAAGGAAGGGTCAATTGCCGGTCCGAGAATTCTTGAGCACATGGTTGACACTGTCCTGTATTTTGAAGGAGAGCGCCATCATACGTACCGGATACTAAGAGCAGTGAAAAACCGTTTTGGGTCCACAAATGAGATGGGTATTTTTGAAATGAAGGAAAGCGGGCTTGAAGAGGTGCTGAATCCGTCTGAGATCTTCCTTGAGGAACGTTCCAAAGGGGCAGCAGGCTCTACCGTTGTAGCTTCCATGGAAGGGACAAGACCGGTGCTTGTTGAGATTCAGGCGCTGATTTCACCGACAAGCTTCGGCAACCCGAGAAGAATGGCAACAGGAATCGACCATAACCGGGTGCCGCTTCTGATGGCTGTGCTTGAAAAGAGAGTCGGACTGCTGCTGCAGAATCAGGATGCCTATTTAAAAGTGGCCGGCGGAGTAAAGCTTGATGAGCCTGCGATTGATCTTGCAGTTGCCGTAAGCATCGCTTCAAGCTTTAAGGATGCACCTTCAAAAGCAACAGATATTATTATTGGAGAAGTAGGGCTTACAGGCGAAGTAAGGCGCGTTTCGAGAATTGAGCAGCGCGTCATGGAAGCAGCCAAGCTCGGGTTCAGGCGTGCGATCATTCCAGAGGCAAATATAGGCGGTTGGACAGTTCCGAATGGCATAGAGGCAGTGGGTGTCAAAAACGTCGCAGAAGCCCTGCAAATCACACTGGGAGGGTAG
- the clpC gene encoding ATP-dependent protease ATP-binding subunit ClpC, translating to MMFGRFTERAQKVLALAQEEAVRLGHNNIGTEHILLGLVREGEGIAAKALTALGLGSDKIQKEVESLIGRGQEISQTIHYTPRAKKVIELSMDEARKLGHSYVGTEHILLGLIREGEGVAARVLNNLGVSLNKARQQVLQLLGSNESGSGHQSGSMNNANTPTLDSLARDLTAIAREGSLDPVIGRSKEIQRVIEVLSRRTKNNPVLIGEPGVGKTAIAEGLAQQIVNNEVPEILRDKRVMTLDMGTVVAGTKYRGEFEDRLKKVMDEIRQAGNIILFIDELHTLIGAGGAEGAIDASNILKPSLARGELQCIGATTLDEYRKYIEKDAALERRFQPIQVDEPTADESIQILKGLRDRYEAHHRVSITDEAIDAAVKLSDRYISDRFLPDKAIDLIDEAGSKVRLRSFTTPPNLKELEMKLEEVRKEKDASVQSQEFEKAASLRDTEQRLREQLEETKKTWKEKQGQENSEVTVDDIAMVVASWTGIPVSRLAQTETDKLLNMEQILHNRVIGQDEAVVAVAKAVRRARAGLKDPKRPIGSFVFLGPTGVGKTELARALAESIFGDEDAMIRIDMSEYMEKHSTSRLVGSPPGYVGYEEGGQLTEKVRRKPYSVVLLDEIEKAHPDVFNILLQVLEDGRLTDSKGRTVDFRNTILIMTSNVGASELKRNKYVGFNVQDEAQDYKDMKGKVMNELKKAFRPEFLNRIDEIIVFHSLEKKHIKEIVTLMADQLMKRLAEQDLVLELTDAAQEKIADEGFDPEYGARPLRRAIQKHVEDRLSEELLKGTIEKGQKVVLDVTEGEFTVKSSSEAETEKIK from the coding sequence ATGATGTTTGGAAGATTTACTGAACGCGCTCAGAAGGTTCTTGCATTAGCACAAGAGGAAGCTGTCCGTCTTGGACATAACAATATCGGCACAGAGCATATTCTTCTCGGTCTTGTAAGAGAAGGTGAGGGCATCGCTGCAAAAGCGCTGACAGCTCTTGGCCTTGGATCAGATAAAATTCAAAAAGAAGTGGAGAGCCTCATCGGCAGAGGACAGGAAATTTCACAGACGATACACTACACTCCCCGAGCTAAAAAGGTGATTGAGCTTTCCATGGATGAAGCTAGAAAGCTAGGCCATTCATACGTGGGCACAGAGCATATTCTTTTAGGTCTTATCCGCGAAGGAGAAGGTGTGGCTGCACGGGTGCTTAATAACCTCGGTGTAAGCTTAAATAAAGCACGCCAGCAAGTCCTCCAGCTGCTTGGCAGCAATGAGTCCGGCTCTGGCCACCAGAGCGGTTCGATGAACAATGCCAATACTCCGACCCTGGACAGTCTGGCACGCGATTTGACGGCCATTGCACGCGAAGGCAGTCTTGACCCTGTCATTGGGCGAAGCAAAGAAATCCAAAGGGTCATTGAAGTCCTAAGTCGCAGAACGAAAAACAATCCTGTTTTAATCGGGGAGCCTGGTGTCGGTAAAACGGCAATCGCAGAAGGCCTTGCCCAGCAGATTGTGAACAACGAAGTACCTGAGATCCTCCGTGACAAGCGTGTTATGACACTTGATATGGGAACTGTTGTAGCCGGCACGAAATACCGCGGTGAATTTGAAGACCGTCTGAAAAAGGTGATGGATGAAATTCGCCAGGCAGGAAACATTATCCTGTTTATCGACGAACTTCATACACTGATCGGTGCAGGAGGCGCTGAGGGGGCAATTGATGCTTCCAATATTCTTAAGCCGTCGCTTGCACGTGGAGAACTTCAGTGCATCGGGGCCACTACGCTCGATGAATACCGCAAATATATCGAAAAGGATGCAGCGCTCGAACGCCGCTTCCAGCCGATTCAGGTTGATGAGCCGACAGCTGATGAAAGCATCCAGATTTTAAAAGGGCTTCGCGACCGTTATGAAGCTCATCACAGAGTATCCATCACGGATGAGGCAATTGATGCAGCGGTTAAGCTTTCAGACCGCTATATCTCAGACCGTTTCCTTCCGGATAAAGCAATCGATTTAATTGATGAAGCCGGTTCGAAGGTTCGCCTCCGTTCATTTACAACTCCTCCGAACTTAAAAGAGCTTGAAATGAAGCTTGAGGAAGTGCGCAAGGAAAAAGATGCCTCTGTTCAAAGCCAGGAATTTGAAAAAGCGGCTTCTCTCCGTGATACAGAGCAGCGTCTGCGCGAGCAGCTCGAGGAAACGAAGAAAACATGGAAAGAAAAACAGGGTCAGGAAAATTCCGAAGTGACAGTGGATGATATCGCAATGGTGGTTGCGAGCTGGACTGGAATTCCGGTATCGCGTCTTGCCCAGACAGAAACAGATAAGCTGCTGAACATGGAGCAGATTCTTCATAACCGCGTCATTGGCCAGGATGAAGCCGTTGTGGCTGTTGCGAAGGCGGTGCGCCGCGCAAGAGCAGGGCTTAAAGATCCGAAGCGCCCGATTGGCTCATTTGTTTTCCTCGGCCCTACAGGCGTAGGTAAAACAGAGCTTGCAAGAGCACTTGCAGAATCCATCTTCGGCGATGAGGATGCCATGATCCGGATTGATATGTCCGAGTATATGGAGAAGCACTCAACATCAAGACTTGTTGGTTCCCCTCCGGGATATGTCGGGTATGAAGAAGGCGGACAGCTGACTGAAAAAGTACGCAGAAAACCGTATTCTGTTGTTCTTCTCGATGAAATTGAAAAAGCTCACCCTGATGTTTTCAACATTCTTCTTCAGGTGCTTGAAGACGGACGATTAACAGATTCTAAAGGAAGAACGGTCGATTTCAGAAATACCATACTAATCATGACGTCGAATGTCGGCGCAAGCGAACTGAAGCGCAACAAGTACGTTGGCTTCAACGTGCAGGATGAGGCGCAGGATTACAAGGATATGAAGGGCAAGGTTATGAATGAGCTGAAAAAAGCATTCAGACCTGAGTTCCTGAACCGTATAGATGAAATTATCGTGTTCCACTCTCTTGAGAAGAAACACATTAAAGAGATTGTTACTCTTATGGCCGATCAGCTGATGAAGCGTCTAGCCGAACAGGACCTTGTGCTTGAACTGACAGATGCTGCACAGGAGAAAATAGCCGATGAAGGATTTGATCCTGAGTACGGTGCCCGTCCGCTGAGAAGGGCGATCCAGAAGCATGTTGAAGACCGCCTGTCTGAAGAGCTGCTTAAAGGCACAATCGAAAAAGGCCAGAAAGTTGTTCTCGATGTGACAGAGGGAGAATTTACTGTAAAAAGTTCTTCAGAAGCTGAAACGGAGAAAATCAAATAA
- a CDS encoding protein arginine kinase, which yields MSLQQFINQAMSAWMSKDGPDSDIVLSSRVRLARNIEKYRFPTFASNEELQDILSLFEETFADKSVDEIGKLEMLRMDDLQPIQKRVLVEKHLISPNLAEDSSFGACLLSENEEVSIMLNEEDHIRIQCLYPGLQLKEALKAASRLDDWMEGSVDYAFDEQRGYLTSCPTNVGTGLRASVMMHLPALVLTQQMNRIIPAINQLGLVVRGIYGEGSEALGNIFQISNQITLGKSEDDIAEDLLSVVHQLIEKERSAREALYKTSQVPLEDRVFRSLGTLTYSRIIESKEAAKCLSDVRLGIDLNIIKDISRNILNELMILTQPGFLQQYSGGALRPDERDIRRASLIRERLNLEMVRRMEDDEG from the coding sequence ATGTCGCTTCAGCAGTTTATTAACCAGGCGATGAGTGCCTGGATGAGCAAGGATGGGCCTGATTCAGACATTGTTCTCAGCAGCCGTGTCAGACTGGCAAGAAACATTGAGAAGTACAGGTTTCCGACTTTTGCTTCGAATGAAGAGCTGCAGGATATTCTCTCTCTTTTTGAAGAGACGTTTGCGGATAAGAGCGTAGATGAGATCGGCAAGCTTGAAATGCTCCGCATGGATGATTTGCAGCCTATTCAGAAAAGGGTGCTCGTTGAGAAGCATTTAATCAGTCCGAATTTAGCAGAGGATTCTTCGTTCGGCGCATGTTTGCTGTCTGAGAATGAAGAGGTCAGCATCATGCTGAATGAAGAGGATCATATTCGCATTCAGTGTCTGTATCCCGGTCTGCAGCTGAAAGAAGCTTTAAAAGCAGCGAGCAGGCTTGATGACTGGATGGAAGGTTCGGTTGATTATGCGTTTGATGAACAAAGAGGATACTTAACCAGCTGCCCGACAAATGTGGGAACAGGGCTGAGGGCATCGGTGATGATGCACTTGCCGGCTCTTGTGCTCACACAGCAGATGAACAGAATTATTCCGGCTATTAATCAATTAGGTCTGGTTGTTAGAGGAATTTATGGGGAAGGCAGCGAAGCATTAGGTAACATCTTTCAGATTTCCAATCAGATTACTCTCGGCAAGTCTGAGGATGATATTGCAGAAGATCTGCTGAGTGTGGTGCACCAGCTGATTGAAAAAGAGCGCTCTGCACGGGAAGCTTTATATAAAACGTCGCAGGTGCCGCTTGAGGACCGTGTGTTCAGATCTCTGGGCACGCTGACATACAGCAGGATCATTGAATCCAAAGAAGCAGCAAAATGTTTATCAGATGTGAGACTGGGAATTGATTTAAATATCATCAAAGATATTTCCAGAAATATTTTAAATGAGCTGATGATCCTGACTCAGCCGGGATTTCTCCAGCAGTATTCCGGAGGAGCATTGCGCCCGGATGAACGGGACATAAGAAGAGCTTCATTAATCAGAGAAAGACTAAACCTTGAAATGGTCAGAAGGATGGAGGATGATGAAGGATGA
- a CDS encoding UvrB/UvrC motif-containing protein encodes MICQECNERPATFHFTKVVNGEKTEVHICDKCAQNNSSIFIDSSKGFSINNLLAGLLNMDSSVSASKQDVFKKNEVLQCPGCEMTFQQFTKVGRFGCSECYRTFKDQINPILRRVHSGNTVHAGKIPERIGGSIHIRKRIELLKQNLKEQIQQEEFEKAAEIRDEIRSLELSLKSSRGGES; translated from the coding sequence TTGATATGCCAGGAATGCAATGAGAGACCGGCAACATTTCATTTTACGAAGGTTGTGAACGGCGAAAAAACTGAGGTTCATATTTGTGATAAATGTGCTCAGAACAACAGTTCCATATTCATTGACAGCAGCAAAGGATTTTCTATTAATAACCTGCTGGCAGGCCTTTTGAACATGGATTCATCCGTTTCCGCGTCAAAGCAGGATGTTTTTAAAAAAAATGAAGTTCTGCAGTGTCCCGGCTGCGAGATGACGTTTCAGCAGTTTACAAAAGTGGGACGGTTCGGATGTTCCGAGTGCTACCGGACGTTTAAAGATCAAATTAACCCGATTCTGAGAAGAGTCCACAGCGGCAATACGGTGCATGCTGGAAAGATTCCAGAGCGAATTGGCGGTAGCATTCACATCCGCAAACGAATAGAGTTATTAAAACAGAATCTAAAAGAGCAAATTCAGCAGGAAGAGTTTGAAAAGGCTGCTGAAATCCGGGATGAGATCCGTTCGCTTGAACTTTCGTTAAAAAGTTCCAGAGGAGGTGAATCCTGA
- a CDS encoding CtsR family transcriptional regulator, whose product MRNISDVIEQYLKQVLTTSGKEIVEIKRSEIADKFQCVPSQINYVINTRFTIERGYIVESKRGGGGYIRIIKVKSNDAAHLIDQIMGIIDRRISQSSAEDLILRLVSEDVISEREAKIMLSVIDRSVLYIELPHRDELRARMIKAMLTSLKYR is encoded by the coding sequence GTGCGGAACATCTCGGATGTCATTGAACAGTATTTGAAGCAGGTGCTTACGACAAGCGGCAAGGAGATCGTCGAAATCAAAAGAAGCGAAATTGCGGATAAGTTTCAGTGTGTGCCCTCACAAATCAATTATGTCATCAATACCCGTTTTACGATTGAAAGAGGATATATCGTAGAGAGCAAAAGGGGAGGCGGCGGCTACATTCGGATTATAAAGGTAAAGTCGAATGATGCTGCGCATCTAATTGATCAGATCATGGGCATTATTGACAGGCGGATCTCGCAGTCATCTGCTGAAGATCTCATATTAAGGCTTGTAAGTGAAGATGTCATTTCAGAACGGGAAGCAAAAATCATGCTGAGTGTGATTGACAGGTCCGTTTTATATATTGAACTGCCGCACAGGGATGAATTGCGGGCAAGAATGATAAAGGCCATGCTGACTTCCTTGAAATACCGATGA
- a CDS encoding PIN/TRAM domain-containing protein produces MLKRIVQIFFLFLGGTLGIFFMPQLMKLLSLQDIPFINSPYALAILGAILFYIATFWLVDYVINWVKLLEESLVKAPVTDVLFGSLGLIVGLIIAFLIVNVIPFKDIQYQVFSTIIPIFLTLLLGYLGFQVGFKRKDELISLFSISGKIGKKKGAGEEEAEVESTKLKILDTSVIIDGRIADICQTGFLEGTIVIPHFVLEELQHIADSSDALKRNRGRRGLDILNRIQKELSIKVEIYEGDFEEIQEVDSKLVKLAKLTSGVVVTNDFNLNKVCELQGVGVLNINDLANAVKPVVLPGEEMKVLVIKDGKEHNQGVAYLDDGTMIVVEEGRNYIGKNIDVIVTSVLQTSAGRMIFAKPKLLEKAL; encoded by the coding sequence ATGTTAAAACGAATTGTGCAGATCTTTTTCCTTTTCCTTGGAGGAACGCTGGGTATTTTCTTTATGCCGCAGCTGATGAAATTGTTAAGCCTGCAGGACATACCTTTTATTAATTCACCATATGCTCTGGCCATTTTAGGAGCAATATTATTTTATATAGCCACATTCTGGCTTGTTGATTATGTAATTAACTGGGTTAAGCTTCTGGAAGAATCATTGGTAAAGGCACCTGTGACGGATGTTCTTTTCGGTAGTTTGGGATTGATTGTCGGACTTATAATTGCCTTTCTTATTGTTAATGTTATTCCGTTTAAAGACATTCAGTATCAGGTGTTCAGCACAATCATACCGATTTTTCTGACCCTTTTGCTTGGCTACCTTGGTTTTCAGGTTGGATTTAAGCGCAAGGACGAACTGATCAGCCTGTTTTCGATTTCCGGGAAAATCGGAAAGAAAAAAGGAGCGGGTGAAGAAGAAGCGGAAGTTGAGAGCACGAAGCTCAAAATTCTTGATACAAGCGTCATTATTGACGGGAGAATTGCCGACATCTGCCAGACCGGATTTTTGGAGGGCACGATTGTCATTCCTCATTTTGTGCTGGAAGAGCTTCAGCATATCGCTGATTCTTCAGATGCCCTGAAACGGAACCGCGGCCGGAGAGGCCTTGATATTCTGAACCGCATTCAAAAAGAGCTCTCCATTAAAGTTGAGATTTATGAGGGCGATTTTGAGGAAATTCAGGAAGTGGACAGCAAGCTTGTGAAGCTTGCCAAGCTGACATCAGGTGTAGTGGTCACAAATGACTTTAATTTAAACAAAGTGTGCGAACTTCAGGGAGTCGGAGTTCTGAACATCAACGACCTGGCAAATGCCGTCAAGCCGGTTGTCCTGCCTGGGGAAGAGATGAAAGTTCTTGTCATCAAGGATGGAAAAGAGCACAATCAGGGCGTAGCTTACCTGGATGACGGCACGATGATTGTAGTGGAAGAGGGCCGTAACTATATCGGCAAAAACATCGACGTCATCGTGACGAGCGTTCTTCAGACTTCTGCCGGACGAATGATTTTCGCGAAGCCCAAGCTGCTTGAAAAAGCGTTGTAG
- the disA gene encoding DNA integrity scanning diadenylate cyclase DisA — protein MSEKEKKTNEKSMKEILQFIAPGTPLRAGIENVLRAKTGGLIVVGFSDKVKELVDGGFYINSAFSPAHLYELAKMDGAIILSDSGNKILYANAQLVPNAFISSIETGMRHRTAERVAKQTGNLVVAISQRRNVITLYYGELRYALRDIGVILTKANQAIQTLEKYRTVLDQSIINLGALEFEELVTFDELLQVIHRIEMVLRIKNEILNYINELGTEGHLIRLQLNELLSDIEEEAALVIKDYCFDKTLDPKYVLEQFQVLTNTELMDDMVLLRLLGYSAHFTNPDDLVMPRGYRVLKKIPRLPPVIIENLVNKFSNLKLITRATVEQLDEVDGIGEVRAKKIKEGLRRLQEQLLIDRQI, from the coding sequence ATGAGTGAGAAAGAGAAAAAAACAAACGAAAAGAGCATGAAGGAAATTCTGCAGTTTATTGCGCCCGGAACTCCCTTAAGAGCAGGCATTGAAAATGTTTTGCGCGCAAAAACAGGGGGGCTGATTGTCGTTGGCTTCAGCGACAAAGTAAAAGAACTCGTGGATGGCGGATTCTATATAAACTCCGCTTTTTCTCCCGCTCATTTATATGAACTGGCTAAAATGGACGGAGCCATTATCTTAAGTGATTCGGGAAATAAAATTCTTTATGCAAATGCCCAGCTCGTTCCGAATGCTTTTATCAGTTCAATTGAAACGGGCATGCGCCACCGTACGGCGGAGAGGGTGGCAAAACAGACAGGTAACCTGGTTGTGGCCATTTCCCAGAGAAGGAACGTCATCACCCTCTACTACGGGGAACTCCGTTACGCACTGAGAGATATCGGTGTCATTTTAACAAAAGCGAATCAGGCGATTCAGACTCTTGAAAAGTACAGAACGGTGCTTGATCAGTCCATCATCAACCTTGGGGCGCTCGAATTTGAAGAGCTTGTCACATTTGATGAGCTTCTGCAGGTGATTCACAGGATTGAGATGGTTCTGCGGATTAAAAACGAAATCCTGAATTATATTAATGAGCTTGGCACAGAAGGGCATCTTATCAGGCTGCAGCTGAATGAACTGCTTTCAGATATCGAGGAAGAGGCAGCGCTTGTCATTAAAGACTACTGCTTCGATAAAACACTGGATCCTAAATACGTGCTCGAGCAATTTCAGGTGCTGACGAATACAGAACTGATGGATGACATGGTCCTTCTGCGCCTGCTCGGCTATTCGGCCCATTTCACAAATCCTGATGATCTCGTCATGCCGAGAGGGTACAGGGTGCTTAAGAAGATCCCGAGGCTCCCGCCTGTCATTATTGAAAATTTGGTGAACAAATTCTCAAACCTGAAACTTATTACGCGCGCAACCGTAGAACAGCTTGATGAGGTGGATGGAATTGGCGAGGTAAGGGCGAAAAAGATAAAAGAAGGTCTCCGCAGACTTCAGGAGCAGCTGCTGATAGACCGTCAGATATAA
- the ispD gene encoding 2-C-methyl-D-erythritol 4-phosphate cytidylyltransferase produces MNYEVIIPAAGQGKRMKAGKNKQFIELEGKPVIVHTLTVFEKDPACTGILLVINPDERALFEEMAAGLTKIKKMVSGGNERQHSVYNGLKAATSDIVLVHDGARPFIKKHVISKLVKAAYENGAATVAVPVKDTIKRVLNSEVIETVERSSLWAVQTPQAFRLSDILAAHKEASAAAFLGTDDASLMERSGHKVLVIEGDYTNIKLTTPDDLLMAKAILESERGE; encoded by the coding sequence ATGAACTATGAAGTGATTATTCCTGCCGCCGGACAAGGAAAACGGATGAAAGCGGGCAAAAACAAACAGTTTATTGAACTTGAAGGAAAACCGGTCATTGTGCACACCTTGACGGTTTTTGAGAAAGATCCTGCATGCACAGGCATCCTTCTTGTCATCAATCCGGATGAACGGGCTCTTTTTGAAGAAATGGCCGCAGGCCTGACAAAAATCAAAAAGATGGTCAGCGGAGGCAATGAGAGGCAGCACAGCGTCTATAACGGACTGAAAGCGGCGACCTCAGATATTGTCCTCGTGCATGACGGTGCAAGGCCGTTTATAAAAAAACACGTCATTTCAAAGCTCGTAAAAGCAGCATATGAAAATGGAGCTGCAACCGTTGCAGTCCCTGTGAAGGATACGATTAAACGTGTCTTGAACAGTGAAGTGATTGAAACCGTTGAACGTTCTAGCTTGTGGGCCGTACAGACCCCACAGGCTTTTCGTCTTTCTGACATTCTTGCGGCTCATAAAGAAGCGTCGGCTGCAGCATTTCTTGGAACAGATGATGCAAGCCTGATGGAGAGAAGCGGCCACAAGGTTCTTGTCATTGAAGGTGACTATACAAATATTAAACTGACTACGCCGGATGATCTGCTGATGGCAAAAGCGATACTTGAGAGTGAGAGAGGGGAATAA